The region TGAGGACACAAAGCTATATTGACATCCAGGATGTTGCCCGCGAAACAATAAAAAAAATCGGATATACCAAAGGGGAATACCGCTTTGAATCTAATTCCTGCGGTGTGATTTCAACAATTCACGAACAAAGCCCGGATATTGCTCAAGGTGTTGAAAGGCCAAAAGACGAAGATCAGGGCGCCGGCGATCAGGGCATGATGTTTGGCTATGCCACCCGCGAAATGGAAAATTTTATGCCAATGCCGCTGGAATTATCACATGTACTGCTCCAGGAACTGGCTGCTATACGTCATGAAAGCAAACAGATGCTTTATCTGAGGCCAGACTCCAAATCGCAGGTAACCATTGAATATGATAAAAACAATGTGGCACAGCGCATTGATACCATTGTTATTTCCACACAGCACGATCCCTTCAACAGCGATGATCAAATGAAGGAAGTTATTGAAAAAGATGTCCGGGAAATTCTTATACCCAGGGTTCGAAAAGGCAAAACCCTGCCCGAGCGGGTTAAAAAACTCTTTGAAGATGATTTCAGATTGCTTGTGAACCCTACCGGGAAATTCGTAATAGGCGGCCCTCATGGCGATACCGGCCTTACGGGTCGGAAAATAATTGTGGATACTTATGGCGGACGCGGCGCACACGGTGGCGGCGCTTTCAGCGGCAAAGACCCTTCAAAGGTTGACCGCTCAGCAGCTTATGCTACAAGGCATATTGCTAAAAATATGGTTGCTGCGGGCATTGCCGACGAAGTGCTGGTTCAGGTAGCTTATGCCATTGGTGTTCCCGAACCGGTTGGCTTGTACATCAACACATACGGAACCGCAAAAGTCAGGGATAAGGCTGGTGAACTGCTCAGCGATGGCGCAATAACCTTAATCATTAAAGATATTTTTGATTTACGGCCTTATGCCATTATCAAACGCTTCGGGTTGAAGAATCCTATCTATTTGCCAACCGCCAGTTACGGACATTTCGGTCGCGATCCTTATACTGCCGAGGTTGAAGTTTGCTACGATCCACTTACCGGAGAGCCGGGAGGTAACGGTTCGAACTGCCTAAAACACAAAATTAATGTTGAGTTCTTCGCCTGGGAGAAACTGGATTATGTTGATGAACTGCGCAAGACTTTTGAAATCCTTTGAAAAATATTACTCTCGTGCACTCAGGAGCTGTTGGAAAATAATGCAGAATTTAGAATGTAGAGTGTAGAATGACTCAAAACTCATAATCCATCATTTGAAGTCAGATACTAAAGTAATTGCAAGAAAAAAGCCCGCTTCATAGTTGAAGACGGGCTTTTTTAATATTCTGAAACTATGCGCTAATTGAACGACTCAATTGATTTGCGAATGATTCCAACAGCTTCATGCAGTTGTTCTTCACTGATTACCAATGGCGGTGCGAACCGGATAATATCGCCGTGGGTAGGTTTGGCAAGCAAACCGTTTTCAGCCATTTTCAGGCAAACATCCCAGGCTTCCTTGCCATTTTTAGGTTTGATAACTATAGCGTTGAGTAAGCCTTTACCGCGTACCAGTAGTACCATGTCAGACTGGATTTTTGCAACTTCCGAACGGAAAATCTTGCCTAATTTTTCAGCCCTTTCTGAGAGGTTTTCATCTTTTACCACCTGCAATGCAGCCATACCAACCTTTGCAGCAATTGGGTTCCCACCAAAAGTGGAACCGTGCTGTCCAGGCTTTATACAAAGCATAATTTCATCATCGGCCAGAACGGCTGATACCGGGTAAACACCACCCGAAAGGGCTTTGCCTAGAATCAGCATATCGGGACGAACATTTTCGTGTTCGCAGCAAATTAAACGGCCTGTACGGGCAATGCCTGTCTGAACCTCATCTGCAATGAACAGTACATTTTTCTCTTTGCACAATGCGCTGCATTTGGCCAGGTAACCATCATCCGGAACAAAAACTCCGGCTTCACCCTGTATAGGTTCAACCATGAAACCGGCTACATTGGGATCTTCCAGTGCTTTGGCCAACGCATCAACATTGTTATAAGGTATGATTTCAAAACCAGGCGTGTATGGCCCAAAGTTCTTACGCGCATCCGGATCAGTTGACATACTGATGATGGTGGTGGTCCGTCCGTGAAAATTACCTTCGCAGATAATGATTTTTGCTTTGTTTTCAGCAATTCCTTTTTTCTCATACGCCCATTTGCGGCATAGTTTGATGGCTGTTTCCACGCCTTCGGCGCCGGTGTTCATAGGCAACAGTTTATCGAAGCCGAAAAATTTTGCTGCATACTCCTCATACAAGCCGAGTGCATCGTTATAGAACGCACGTGATGTAAGGGTAAGTTTTTTTGCCTGATCAATCAGTGCGTTGATGATAGCTGGGTGGCAATGTCCCTGGTTTACTGCCGAATAAGCTGAAAGGAAATCGTAATAACGTTTTCCATCAACATCCCACATGAATGGCCCTTCGCCTTTGGCCAATACCACTGGCAGGGGATGATAATTATGGGCTCCATACTTGTCTTCAAGTTCCATCGCTTTTTGAGCGGTGATTGTTTGTGTCATAACAGAAATTATTTAGAATTGAACATTAGTGTCCGGTAGTATGCAGATTGCCTGCAAAGGTATTAAAAGTTTGTGATGCTGTGGTACTGTAATGAAGTGATGCTGTAATGCAGTGATGCAGTGGTCAACTAGTCAATTAGTTTAATGGTCAATTGGTGGAGAAATGGGGTGTTGGAGTAATGGAAGAGATTGAAGCTCTGTTGATTATGTTGCTGTGATACTGTAATACTGTGATGCAGTGGTCAAATAGTCAATTAGTTAAATGGTCAATTGGTGGAGAAATGGGGTGATGGAGTGATGGAGTGATGGAGTAATGGAAGGGATTGAAGCCCTGTTGATTATGTTGCTGTGATACTGTAATACTGTGATGCTGTGGTCAAATGGTCAATTAGTTAAAGGTCAATTGGAGGAGAAATGGGGTGATGGAGTGATACTGTAGTGCAGTTTGGAGTGATGGAGTATTGGGGTTTCCGATTTCCGATTTCCGCCAGGTTTGCCAAGTTGCATTTTCTGTCTGCTGATCGTTTGCCAATCCAATCTCGGATGTGCTTTCCCTTTTGCCAACTGCAAACTGCCAACTGCCAACTTTAAATTTTGGTCTTTAGACTTTGAATTTTGAGCTTTGGACTTTAGACTTGGGTCATGGCTCTTGGAACTTGGGGCTTGGAGCTTGGAATTTTGAATTTTGAACTTCTCAATAGGCTTCCTCATTAAACTCCTGCGGCAAACCCTCTTCGTTGTACTTGGTGGGGCATTTCAGGAGGAGTTGTTTGGCATGGAAAGCATCAGCTTCGGCGCTGCCAATAATGACAACCTGTTCCGATTTCTCAAAATCCTGTGGCTTGGCACCGCGGTAGATTACCTTCGACTCCTTGCCTTGCTGATCAAACATATAAAATGCAAAAAGATTATGGTCAATCCGGCTGTCGTATTCCAGGGGTTTTTCCGTGTTGAGGGTTCCGATGATATGGAAGTCGCGGCCCTGGTGTGCATAAGCCTCATCAAAATAGCTATAGGTTCCTGCACCTGAAAAAGTGGTTATGATGATGCCGGTGATAATGGCTACACCGAGTATGGCGAGAATATGCTTTGTTTTCATTGATTTTCTTTTATTTGAATATTTCCAGCTTCATTGAGATCCGAACCCATTTCACGGGTTTTCTTTTCCAGTTTGCGAAGTTTCAGATCAATGCTGATCAGATAAACAAACAAACCCAATAAAATGATCAGCAGCACGCCGATCACCACATACATTTTATTTTCATCAATCATTGTTGCCTCCCTTGTAAATTATCATGAATCCGCCGCATTCTGACCCTGATTTCCAAAATCCAAACTGCAAGCAACAACCAGCCAATAATGGCCGGATAGAAAACCATGCGCAGCGTTGGGTCCAGTTCAGCCACGGTCATCGGGCTGCCTGCCTGGCCCGGATGCAGCGATTCGCCTCCAAACCTCGGCAGGATGCCAATAAATATAATCATCAGCACGAATGCAAAGATATTGTAAACTGCCGATATCCTGGCTCTTTTTTCCTCATCACCTATGGAAGACCGCAGGATCATATAGGCAAAATAAACCAGCAGGCTCATGGCTGCACCATTGAGTTTCGGGTCGCGAACCCAGGGTGCGCCCCAGGTTTCGTTGGCCCAAAGCATGCCGGTGAAAATACCAAGCATTCCGAAAACAATGCCGACCTGGGCAGCCTGCGCAGCAATTCTGTCGTGGGCCGGATCAAAACCTTTGAGGTATCGTAAACTATAAATAAAGGATATAAAAAGAATAAACATCATCGCAAACCACATGCTCACATGATAAAACAGGTTGCGGATGCTTTCGTAAATAATCGGCAGCTCGTAAGGCAACTGAATGGTAAGCCCTCCTACCAGTGCATAAATGAGAAGAATCATGCCAAGGGCTTTATATATCCAGCGGGTATTTTGTTTCATAGCTTTAAATTTATTCTTTCCATAGATAAGGGAATAAAACCAGTGCCAGCACAATAATAAGCGCCTGCAAGGCAAAGAGGGCGAAAAGCGGTTTTGATGCCAGGGCCCAGTCAGCCGCTTGCATGGCATTTCCGGTGAGGTTCATTAAAATCAATAATTTCGGCAATACGATCGGGAAACTGAGGATGGCCATGAGTGTGAAATTTTGTTCCGCCCGTGAAGCAATTCCCGCAACCATGGTAAGCAGCAATGCCAGGCCAAAACTACCGGAAACAGCCACCACAAAGAACATGAAAATACTGCCGAACGGCATGCCAAGAAAAACCGAAAAAGCCAGGAAACCAAGCAGCGAAAGGATCACAAGCAACATTGCATTGTAGCCCATTTTGGCAATAATGATGGAAGCCGGGTTCGCAAGGGTATAATAGTATAAGTGCCTGGAGGAAAATTCGTCGGAGAAACTGCGTCCTGCCGAATTCACTGCAGCAAACAACAGAACGATCCAATAAAGTGCGTTCCAGGTCCTGGGTTCAATAATTCCCTGAAAGGCAAGGTAGCAAACAAAAACCGTTGAAACCATGTACAACAGCATGCCATTGAACAGGTAGGGACGCTTGAGTTCGAGCGAAATATCTTTTTGGATTAGCTTAAAAACCTGGGTGCGTATCATGGGGCAAAGATAGAAAAGATGTAAATACCGGCATATATTGTACACATTGTTTAAAAATTATAAATCCGCTAATCCTTTGAACCCATTGGAAAATCGAACTAAAATTAACTTTTAAGTGCAAAAAAAACCTTTGTTTGGTCTATTTGGATTAAATTATTATTACTTTTGGCTCGACGAATTATTAATAACCAAAAATTGTTAACGCGTATGAAAAAAGTCTTACTCTCCGCAGTAGCCATTTTTGCCATGGTGGCAATTACTGCACAGAATTATTCTGTAAAAAACGACATCCGTACGGATGAAAAACCTCAACGTAATATTGAGGAAAGCCTGATCAAAAGTTCATCAGCAGTAACAGCTTTCCAGATTCCTGTAAAACCGGTTATGGAAAACAAAGCAGGCGGCATTGTAACCATCATCCCTATGGGCAATTCTGCTAATGCCTATGGACTTTACAATGGTGGACGTGCTGCATTGTGGGCAGATAACAATCTGAATACTGTTACCTTCACACATCGCATGGCTATTCCTCCGGGAAGTGGTTTTCTTGCTTATGACCTCTCCACCGATGCTGGTTGGACATGGACAACTAACATCCAGGTATATAATCCAACAGCCGGTGGTGCCAATGCACGTTACCCACAGGGAGTTATTAACAATCCCGTTGGCAACACTGATCCTGACAATGCATTTTATTCTTATTTTGGACCCACCCTTGACGGGAGCCTTGCTCCTGATTCTTGGGGAGGTTATTGTGCAGGCGTTCATCCACTTGATCAATCAGCGAACCCGACTCAACATGACTGGTCTTCGCAAGGCGCTTACAAACAAAATGTTCCCTCAGCCATGCATATCAATGCTGTGACTGGTGATGTCTGGGTTTTTGAATCAGCTCTAACTGATGGCTTAGGTAATCAATATACTGACACCCTGGTCATCACCAAAGGAACATTCAATGAAACAACGGATGACTATGACTATTCACAATCGCTGTTGTATGTACCCACATTTACTCCTGGAAATGCAGCCGCTGACGAAAAAATTGCCTTTGGCCCTGATGGTATGACTGGCTATATGTCAATGCTTTTTGACAATGGCGATGACCCATTTGCAGCCGGTTTTGCTTATTATCCTGTGCTTCTTAAAACGACTGATGGTGGCCAAACCTG is a window of Bacteroidales bacterium DNA encoding:
- a CDS encoding cytochrome c maturation protein CcmE; translation: MKTKHILAILGVAIITGIIITTFSGAGTYSYFDEAYAHQGRDFHIIGTLNTEKPLEYDSRIDHNLFAFYMFDQQGKESKVIYRGAKPQDFEKSEQVVIIGSAEADAFHAKQLLLKCPTKYNEEGLPQEFNEEAY
- the ccsA gene encoding cytochrome c biogenesis protein CcsA, translating into MPCKRLTGPWHQNRFSPSLPCRRLLLCWHWFYSLIYGKNKFKAMKQNTRWIYKALGMILLIYALVGGLTIQLPYELPIIYESIRNLFYHVSMWFAMMFILFISFIYSLRYLKGFDPAHDRIAAQAAQVGIVFGMLGIFTGMLWANETWGAPWVRDPKLNGAAMSLLVYFAYMILRSSIGDEEKRARISAVYNIFAFVLMIIFIGILPRFGGESLHPGQAGSPMTVAELDPTLRMVFYPAIIGWLLLAVWILEIRVRMRRIHDNLQGRQQ
- a CDS encoding methionine adenosyltransferase, whose product is MNYLFTSESVSEGHPDKVADQISDALLDEFLKHDPESKVACETLVTTGLVVCSGEVRTQSYIDIQDVARETIKKIGYTKGEYRFESNSCGVISTIHEQSPDIAQGVERPKDEDQGAGDQGMMFGYATREMENFMPMPLELSHVLLQELAAIRHESKQMLYLRPDSKSQVTIEYDKNNVAQRIDTIVISTQHDPFNSDDQMKEVIEKDVREILIPRVRKGKTLPERVKKLFEDDFRLLVNPTGKFVIGGPHGDTGLTGRKIIVDTYGGRGAHGGGAFSGKDPSKVDRSAAYATRHIAKNMVAAGIADEVLVQVAYAIGVPEPVGLYINTYGTAKVRDKAGELLSDGAITLIIKDIFDLRPYAIIKRFGLKNPIYLPTASYGHFGRDPYTAEVEVCYDPLTGEPGGNGSNCLKHKINVEFFAWEKLDYVDELRKTFEIL
- the rocD gene encoding ornithine--oxo-acid transaminase, which gives rise to MTQTITAQKAMELEDKYGAHNYHPLPVVLAKGEGPFMWDVDGKRYYDFLSAYSAVNQGHCHPAIINALIDQAKKLTLTSRAFYNDALGLYEEYAAKFFGFDKLLPMNTGAEGVETAIKLCRKWAYEKKGIAENKAKIIICEGNFHGRTTTIISMSTDPDARKNFGPYTPGFEIIPYNNVDALAKALEDPNVAGFMVEPIQGEAGVFVPDDGYLAKCSALCKEKNVLFIADEVQTGIARTGRLICCEHENVRPDMLILGKALSGGVYPVSAVLADDEIMLCIKPGQHGSTFGGNPIAAKVGMAALQVVKDENLSERAEKLGKIFRSEVAKIQSDMVLLVRGKGLLNAIVIKPKNGKEAWDVCLKMAENGLLAKPTHGDIIRFAPPLVISEEQLHEAVGIIRKSIESFN
- a CDS encoding heme exporter protein CcmB, which encodes MIRTQVFKLIQKDISLELKRPYLFNGMLLYMVSTVFVCYLAFQGIIEPRTWNALYWIVLLFAAVNSAGRSFSDEFSSRHLYYYTLANPASIIIAKMGYNAMLLVILSLLGFLAFSVFLGMPFGSIFMFFVVAVSGSFGLALLLTMVAGIASRAEQNFTLMAILSFPIVLPKLLILMNLTGNAMQAADWALASKPLFALFALQALIIVLALVLFPYLWKE